One Pseudodesulfovibrio sp. S3 DNA window includes the following coding sequences:
- a CDS encoding zinc-binding dehydrogenase: MKAMLLERYGADYAFAEHEVPCPEPGPGEVLIKVAGTSLNPIDNKIVTLGQALPFAPELPALLGMDVSGTVEALGQGASRFRAGERVFGCAGGLKGLPGALAEYMVADQRLLARAPECMELEDAAAMPLVAITAWLALFGKASVSRGQRLLVHGGAGGVGHMAVQLGTHVGAEVFATVSSPDKAAVVEALGGIPIDYRAMDVPRYVDEFTAGVGFDVVFDTVGGVTLDQSFAAARTGGQVVSTVTRSTHDLSPLHAKSLSLHVVFMLLPMITGLGRSLHGEILSNLSALVDEDALAVLIDERRFNFRDIEQAHRYWEKGEALGKICVTVGK, translated from the coding sequence ATGAAAGCCATGCTGCTGGAAAGGTACGGTGCGGACTATGCGTTCGCTGAACACGAAGTTCCATGTCCTGAGCCGGGACCGGGCGAGGTTCTGATCAAGGTGGCCGGGACCAGTCTCAATCCCATAGACAACAAGATCGTAACGCTGGGCCAGGCCTTGCCCTTTGCGCCCGAACTGCCTGCCTTGCTGGGCATGGATGTCTCCGGGACGGTCGAGGCGTTGGGACAGGGTGCTTCCCGTTTTCGTGCGGGCGAACGCGTGTTCGGTTGTGCCGGTGGACTGAAAGGGCTGCCCGGTGCCCTTGCAGAGTATATGGTGGCGGACCAGCGACTCCTTGCTCGTGCCCCTGAATGCATGGAACTGGAGGACGCAGCCGCCATGCCCCTGGTCGCCATCACGGCATGGCTGGCCCTTTTCGGCAAGGCGTCCGTCAGCCGGGGGCAGCGGCTGTTGGTTCACGGTGGGGCCGGTGGCGTGGGGCACATGGCGGTCCAACTCGGCACGCACGTCGGAGCCGAAGTCTTTGCAACGGTGTCCTCTCCGGACAAGGCGGCCGTGGTTGAAGCCCTCGGAGGAATTCCCATTGATTATAGAGCGATGGATGTGCCTCGGTATGTCGATGAATTCACTGCCGGGGTCGGTTTCGACGTGGTTTTCGATACTGTCGGCGGGGTGACCCTTGACCAATCCTTTGCCGCAGCGCGCACGGGCGGTCAGGTGGTCTCCACCGTGACCCGGTCCACCCACGACCTGAGCCCGTTGCACGCCAAGAGTCTGTCCCTGCACGTAGTCTTCATGCTCCTGCCTATGATCACCGGCTTGGGCCGGAGCCTGCATGGTGAGATTCTGAGCAATCTGAGTGCGCTGGTGGACGAAGACGCCCTGGCCGTTCTCATTGACGAGCGTCGTTTCAACTTTCGCGACATAGAACAGGCACACCGATATTGGGAAAAAGGGGAAGCTCTGGGCAAAATCTGTGTGACGGTCGGGAAGTGA
- a CDS encoding YgiQ family radical SAM protein: protein METRAKRSSLTQPPVLPMTRTEMDALGWVELDILLVTGDGYVDHPSFGAALLGRWLVHHGFRTGICAQPAWDKPDDIVRMGRPRLFAGVTAGSLDSMLAHYTAFRKKRSDDAYTPGGMAGARPNRACISYTNAVQRAFPGLPVILGGIEASLRRVSHYDFWSDSVRRSVLLDAKATAITYGMAENSIVTLAETLETILLETGEIDLKALRPQLAPLPGLVVAGSADDIPADTDVIRLPSHEAILDDPKQLIEATKLLERQVHQNKATVVQETAGRLVMVTPPGPLLDTNGLDELAGLPFSRLAHPAYKQRIAAADMIQTSVTTHRGCSGGCSFCTLALHQGRTVRSRSKASVLKEVRAVTEVKGWTGSISDVGGPSANMWGAHCAADQAQCERASCLTPRICKHYRVAQKDFVNLLRAVSDVQSVKHVRVASGWRIDLALTDMQALTTMIREFVGGQAKVAPEHQVDHVLKLMRKPGFSTFEQFLDLFDKESKKAGKKQYVIPYLMSAFPGCTEDDMRALSRWLTAQGWKPEQVQCFIPLPGTAAAAMFHAETDMQGNPIYVAKTDAERLRQHAILMPNTGKPPRGHSPNHGRPKGKKPSGPPSRARRR from the coding sequence ATGGAAACACGCGCAAAAAGATCCTCCCTCACCCAACCGCCGGTCCTGCCCATGACCCGGACGGAAATGGACGCACTGGGCTGGGTTGAACTGGACATCCTCCTGGTCACCGGCGACGGCTATGTGGACCACCCCTCTTTCGGCGCAGCCCTGCTCGGACGCTGGCTGGTGCACCACGGTTTCCGAACGGGCATATGCGCCCAACCCGCCTGGGACAAGCCCGACGACATCGTTCGCATGGGCCGCCCCCGCCTGTTCGCAGGCGTCACTGCCGGGTCGCTGGACTCCATGCTCGCCCACTATACCGCCTTTCGCAAGAAACGGTCGGACGACGCCTACACGCCGGGCGGCATGGCCGGTGCCAGGCCGAACCGGGCCTGCATCAGCTACACCAACGCGGTGCAACGCGCCTTTCCCGGCCTGCCCGTGATCCTGGGCGGCATCGAGGCATCGCTCAGGCGTGTCTCGCACTATGATTTCTGGTCCGATTCGGTCCGCCGGTCCGTGCTTCTGGACGCCAAGGCCACGGCCATCACCTACGGCATGGCCGAAAATTCCATCGTCACCCTGGCCGAGACCCTCGAAACCATCCTCCTTGAGACCGGAGAGATCGACCTCAAGGCATTGCGCCCCCAACTGGCCCCTCTCCCCGGCCTGGTCGTGGCCGGTTCCGCAGATGATATCCCCGCAGACACGGACGTGATCCGACTGCCTTCCCATGAAGCCATCCTGGATGATCCAAAGCAACTCATCGAGGCCACCAAGCTCCTGGAACGGCAGGTCCACCAGAACAAGGCCACTGTGGTTCAGGAAACCGCCGGTAGACTGGTCATGGTCACCCCGCCCGGACCACTGCTCGATACCAACGGACTGGACGAACTGGCCGGACTCCCTTTTTCTCGGCTGGCCCACCCGGCCTACAAACAGCGCATAGCGGCCGCGGACATGATCCAGACCAGCGTGACCACCCATCGGGGCTGTTCAGGCGGCTGTTCGTTCTGCACCCTGGCCCTGCATCAGGGCCGGACCGTCCGCTCGCGAAGCAAGGCATCCGTCCTCAAGGAAGTGCGGGCCGTCACCGAGGTCAAGGGCTGGACCGGCTCCATATCGGACGTTGGCGGGCCCAGCGCCAACATGTGGGGTGCGCACTGCGCCGCCGATCAGGCCCAATGCGAAAGGGCAAGCTGCCTGACGCCGCGCATCTGCAAGCACTACCGCGTGGCCCAAAAGGATTTCGTCAACCTGCTCCGGGCGGTCTCGGACGTGCAGTCGGTGAAACACGTCCGAGTGGCCTCGGGCTGGCGCATCGACCTGGCCCTGACCGACATGCAGGCCCTGACCACCATGATCCGCGAATTCGTGGGCGGACAGGCCAAGGTAGCCCCCGAGCACCAGGTGGATCATGTGCTCAAGCTCATGCGCAAACCCGGTTTCAGCACCTTCGAGCAGTTCCTCGACCTCTTTGACAAGGAGTCGAAAAAAGCAGGCAAAAAGCAGTACGTCATCCCCTATCTCATGTCCGCCTTCCCCGGCTGCACAGAAGACGACATGCGCGCCCTGAGCCGTTGGCTGACTGCCCAGGGGTGGAAGCCGGAACAGGTGCAATGTTTCATCCCGCTGCCCGGAACAGCGGCCGCGGCCATGTTTCACGCCGAAACAGACATGCAGGGCAACCCCATTTACGTTGCCAAGACCGATGCCGAACGTTTGCGCCAACACGCCATTCTCATGCCGAACACGGGCAAGCCCCCCAGAGGACACTCCCCAAACCACGGCAGACCCAAAGGGAAAAAGCCGTCCGGCCCCCCCTCCCGCGCACGACGCCGCTAG
- a CDS encoding sigma 54-interacting transcriptional regulator has protein sequence MHSNVHGLKLSALLAICQVIDRAMDLVSALDGVLQILSEQLSMQRATVTLFDPETGQLSINASYGLNTEEKQRGVYRLDEGVTGRIFQTGEPYYVPDIDKEPLFLDKTGSRRVKRGMISFIGVPIVLHGDPIGVLNVDRLFEDEVSFDEDVDFLKVVATLIGQFISLNEKIKAREAALKRENTSLKYQISKNSKGPYIVGYSAAMVEVQRQMEKVSPTRATVLLLGESGVGKTLIARIIHELSERKGNPFIKINCASIPSNLLESELFGHEKGAFTGATGTRPGRFEEADTGTIFLDEIGELPMELQAKLLRVLQDKELERLGSNRTRTIDVRILAATNRDLGHLVERGRFRLDLYYRLNVFPVRVPPLRERKEDITGLLNHFLSKMAEDYGRNIHLTSTALDALIRYDWPGNVREMQNLIERLVIMSEEDRISLEFLKSYLTPGQTAAVQEALPLSENVPCHASLKEFERNEVMAALERNGWIQYKAAVALGLSARQMGYRVKKYGLESMIADGRAKLRRIKETQI, from the coding sequence ATGCATTCGAACGTCCACGGATTGAAACTATCGGCCCTGTTGGCCATCTGCCAGGTCATCGATCGAGCCATGGACCTTGTGTCCGCCTTGGACGGTGTTCTGCAAATCCTGTCCGAACAGCTCTCCATGCAGCGGGCCACGGTCACCCTGTTCGACCCGGAAACCGGGCAACTGTCCATCAATGCCTCCTACGGCCTGAACACGGAAGAGAAACAGCGCGGCGTGTACCGGCTGGACGAAGGCGTCACCGGCCGCATCTTCCAGACCGGCGAACCGTATTACGTCCCGGACATCGACAAGGAACCGCTTTTTCTGGACAAGACCGGGTCCCGCCGCGTGAAGCGCGGCATGATATCGTTCATAGGCGTGCCCATCGTCCTGCACGGCGACCCCATCGGGGTCCTCAACGTGGACCGGTTGTTCGAGGACGAGGTCAGCTTTGATGAGGACGTGGATTTTCTCAAGGTGGTGGCCACCCTGATCGGGCAGTTCATCAGCCTGAACGAGAAGATCAAGGCCCGCGAGGCCGCCCTCAAGAGGGAGAACACCTCCCTGAAATACCAGATTTCCAAGAATTCCAAAGGGCCGTATATCGTGGGGTACAGCGCGGCCATGGTCGAAGTGCAGCGGCAGATGGAAAAGGTCTCTCCCACACGGGCCACGGTCCTGCTGCTGGGCGAATCCGGTGTGGGCAAGACGCTGATCGCCCGCATCATCCACGAACTTTCCGAACGAAAGGGCAACCCGTTCATCAAGATCAACTGCGCCTCCATCCCCAGCAACCTCTTGGAATCAGAACTCTTCGGCCATGAGAAAGGCGCATTCACCGGAGCAACCGGCACCAGGCCCGGCCGGTTCGAGGAAGCGGACACAGGCACCATCTTTCTGGACGAGATCGGCGAGTTGCCCATGGAGCTGCAGGCAAAACTCCTGCGCGTACTCCAGGACAAGGAACTGGAGCGGCTCGGCTCCAACCGCACCCGGACCATCGACGTACGTATCCTCGCCGCCACCAACAGGGACCTCGGCCACCTGGTGGAACGAGGCAGGTTCCGCCTGGACCTTTACTACCGCCTCAACGTCTTTCCTGTACGCGTGCCCCCACTGCGCGAACGCAAGGAGGACATCACCGGATTGCTCAACCATTTTCTCAGCAAAATGGCCGAGGACTACGGACGCAATATCCACCTCACATCCACGGCCCTGGACGCCCTCATCCGTTACGACTGGCCCGGCAACGTGCGCGAAATGCAAAACCTTATCGAACGGTTGGTAATCATGTCCGAAGAGGACCGTATCAGCCTGGAATTCCTGAAGTCCTACCTCACTCCCGGCCAGACCGCCGCAGTCCAGGAAGCCCTTCCCCTGTCGGAGAACGTGCCGTGTCATGCCTCGCTCAAGGAATTCGAGCGCAACGAGGTCATGGCCGCCCTGGAACGCAACGGCTGGATCCAGTACAAGGCAGCCGTGGCACTCGGACTCTCGGCACGCCAGATGGGATACCGGGTCAAGAAATACGGCTTGGAATCCATGATTGCCGACGGCAGGGCCAAGCTGCGACGCATCAAAGAGACGCAAATATAA